From one Suicoccus acidiformans genomic stretch:
- a CDS encoding ABC transporter substrate-binding protein — protein sequence MKKIIQYVLALVLAFTSFAAPVANASEETDLNVAIIQLVSHPSLDLIREGVIEGLEANGYIEGENMTLDYQNAEGDMNLLSTISQQVVSNNPDYIFAITTPVAQAVQNETSDIPIILTGVTDPLSVNLVDSLDQPGGNISGISDYVPLDVQFELVQAITPDVKKIGLLYTTSEDNSLTEMEDAAAAAEALGFETVLEGIDSAMDMQMVAQSLVNEVDAIYVGSDNTIASAFETLVDVSDAAGIPVYTGVEVMVEQGALAGVAMSQKQIGIQAADFLQKLLDGANISETAVEYVSDLTTVVNSETAERLGLTLPEDVLGEATDLAK from the coding sequence ATGAAGAAAATTATCCAATACGTACTCGCCTTAGTTTTAGCCTTCACAAGTTTCGCTGCTCCGGTTGCCAATGCCAGTGAAGAAACAGATTTAAACGTAGCCATTATCCAGCTGGTATCACACCCGTCCCTAGATTTAATCCGCGAAGGTGTGATCGAAGGGCTTGAGGCGAATGGCTATATCGAAGGGGAGAACATGACCCTTGACTACCAGAATGCTGAAGGGGATATGAATCTTTTAAGCACGATTTCCCAGCAAGTTGTCTCCAATAATCCTGATTACATCTTTGCTATTACCACACCGGTAGCCCAAGCCGTGCAGAATGAAACGAGCGATATTCCAATTATTCTAACTGGTGTAACCGATCCGCTTTCAGTTAATTTAGTGGATTCCCTCGATCAACCCGGTGGAAATATCTCAGGTATCAGCGACTATGTGCCACTCGATGTACAATTCGAACTCGTTCAAGCCATTACCCCTGATGTGAAGAAAATTGGCTTACTATATACAACGAGTGAAGATAACTCGTTGACAGAAATGGAAGATGCAGCAGCGGCTGCTGAAGCACTTGGCTTTGAGACCGTCCTAGAAGGAATTGACTCGGCCATGGACATGCAAATGGTTGCACAAAGCTTAGTTAATGAAGTTGATGCTATCTACGTTGGATCTGATAACACGATTGCTAGTGCCTTTGAAACCTTAGTAGATGTTAGTGATGCAGCAGGTATACCAGTATACACGGGTGTTGAAGTGATGGTGGAACAAGGCGCTTTAGCAGGTGTTGCCATGAGTCAGAAGCAAATCGGCATACAAGCAGCTGATTTCTTACAAAAATTACTCGACGGCGCTAATATTAGCGAGACAGCTGTGGAATATGTATCCGATTTAACGACTGTCGTCAACTCTGAAACAGCAGAACGTTTAGGTTTGACGCTTCCAGAAGATGTATTAGGGGAAGCGACTGATTTGGCGAAATAA
- a CDS encoding Rqc2 family fibronectin-binding protein, translated as MSFDGFFTRQMLNELKEQLVGGRVSRVFQPFEQEIHLVIRSKRQNHRLVASIHPTYYRLHLSQERPANPTHAPMFAMLLRKHLENASLLDIQQIGNDRVVRLIFSGRDELGDLKSYHLMIELMGRHSNIVLVDPKREIIIDCIKHVPASLNSYRTLQAGADYRLPPSQATQTNITTLSAYDLKQWCHLHAESLAAGEGFRIIQGLSKLAAQEIAHTIHTKEISAYDAVQDFLEKLAVGPGVMIEADKPVFYAFDLSYIAGERTAFDNLSALVDAYYAHRVHTDRIKQMTGNIIHQLEQIIARNQTKLEHLAKDRQIAENSETYRIYGELLSAYAHEVEKGQAMVALPNYYEENAPLDIPLDPAKSPIENSQSYFKKYSKYRDSLKYIDKETGKARQEIAYLESVLVQIAQADIEDIEDIKQELREEGYQAQKHGQTKKRSKTSSKPRRYRSSDGVMIYVGRNNHQNDELSLKRASKNHWWLHTKNIPGSHVIVESDRPSEQTMLEAAEIAAYHSKSQYSANVPVDTVQVKHLRKPNGAKPGFVIYEGQQTLYVTPVESAIKAREVTDN; from the coding sequence ATGTCATTTGATGGATTTTTTACCCGACAAATGCTTAATGAATTAAAGGAACAGCTTGTGGGCGGTCGTGTAAGCCGTGTTTTTCAGCCTTTTGAGCAGGAAATACATCTGGTTATTCGCTCGAAACGCCAAAATCACCGGCTGGTTGCTTCCATTCATCCAACATATTACCGACTGCATTTGAGTCAAGAGCGCCCAGCCAATCCCACCCATGCCCCAATGTTTGCGATGTTGCTGCGCAAGCATTTAGAGAATGCGAGTTTGTTAGATATTCAACAAATTGGCAATGATCGGGTTGTCCGTTTAATTTTTAGTGGGCGTGATGAACTGGGCGATTTGAAAAGTTACCACTTAATGATTGAATTAATGGGTCGGCATAGTAATATCGTCTTAGTAGATCCTAAGCGCGAAATCATTATTGATTGTATTAAGCATGTGCCTGCTTCCTTGAACTCCTACCGGACCCTTCAAGCCGGGGCAGATTACCGTTTACCGCCTAGCCAAGCGACCCAAACAAATATTACCACGCTTTCTGCTTATGATTTAAAGCAGTGGTGCCATTTACATGCCGAATCCTTAGCTGCTGGTGAAGGCTTCCGCATTATCCAAGGCTTGAGTAAATTAGCCGCCCAGGAAATTGCCCACACGATTCATACGAAAGAAATCTCGGCATATGATGCTGTCCAAGACTTTTTGGAAAAGTTGGCGGTTGGACCAGGCGTAATGATTGAAGCAGATAAACCAGTATTCTATGCCTTTGATTTGAGCTATATTGCTGGTGAACGTACGGCCTTTGATAATCTAAGCGCCTTGGTCGATGCCTACTATGCCCACCGAGTGCATACTGATCGGATTAAGCAGATGACCGGCAATATCATTCATCAATTGGAGCAAATTATTGCCCGCAATCAAACTAAATTAGAGCATTTAGCCAAAGATCGCCAAATTGCCGAGAACTCTGAAACTTACCGCATTTACGGCGAATTACTAAGTGCCTATGCCCATGAGGTAGAAAAGGGTCAGGCTATGGTGGCCTTGCCGAATTACTATGAGGAGAATGCCCCGCTAGATATTCCACTAGACCCGGCCAAGTCTCCGATTGAAAATAGTCAAAGTTACTTTAAGAAATACAGTAAATATCGGGATTCCTTAAAGTATATTGACAAAGAAACGGGCAAAGCCCGTCAGGAAATTGCCTATTTAGAAAGTGTGCTCGTTCAAATTGCCCAGGCGGATATTGAAGATATTGAGGATATTAAACAAGAATTACGGGAGGAAGGCTATCAAGCCCAGAAGCATGGCCAGACGAAAAAACGCTCTAAGACCAGCTCTAAGCCACGGCGCTATCGCTCTTCGGATGGGGTTATGATTTATGTCGGGCGTAATAATCACCAGAATGATGAACTCAGTCTGAAACGAGCCAGCAAGAATCATTGGTGGCTGCATACTAAGAATATTCCTGGTTCCCATGTCATCGTTGAATCCGATCGGCCGAGTGAGCAAACAATGCTTGAAGCTGCTGAAATTGCTGCCTATCATTCCAAGTCGCAATATTCAGCCAATGTACCGGTTGATACCGTCCAAGTGAAGCATTTGCGTAAGCCTAATGGCGCCAAGCCGGGCTTTGTGATTTATGAAGGCCAACAAACCTTATATGTGACCCCTGTAGAAAGCGCAATCAAGGCTAGGGAAGTAACTGACAATTAA
- a CDS encoding manganese-dependent inorganic pyrophosphatase, with translation MSKYLVFGHKNPDTDAIGSAIAMSYYLERLGYEAEPVALGTPNDETQFALDTFNIEAPRVIRTASNEVEHVALVDHNEPQQSVDDIEAVEVDFVVDHHRISGFETAQPLYYRCEPIGCTASVLYKMFQEKGIDIPTSIAGMMLSAVISDTLLFKSPTATKEDQNIAIELAKLAQVDLETYGLELLKSGTNLTDKSDLDILSSDSKNFNMAGYNVRIGQVNTVGFDEVLERKEAILNTMRAEAKAADLDLFILLVTDILDSDSIALVIGEQSRAVEGAFDQVISQDQLTLPGVVSRKKQVIPQLTEAFEVLI, from the coding sequence ATGTCAAAATATTTAGTTTTCGGACACAAAAATCCAGATACCGATGCAATTGGTTCCGCCATTGCCATGAGCTATTATTTGGAACGCTTAGGTTATGAAGCAGAGCCGGTAGCACTCGGAACGCCTAATGATGAAACGCAATTTGCGCTAGATACTTTCAATATTGAAGCACCCCGCGTTATTCGAACAGCCAGCAATGAAGTAGAACACGTGGCTCTCGTTGACCATAATGAGCCGCAACAATCCGTTGATGATATTGAAGCAGTCGAAGTTGATTTCGTCGTTGACCACCACCGAATTAGTGGCTTTGAGACAGCTCAACCTCTATACTATCGCTGCGAGCCAATTGGTTGTACCGCTAGCGTACTGTACAAGATGTTCCAAGAAAAAGGCATCGACATTCCAACCTCAATTGCAGGAATGATGCTTTCAGCAGTGATATCAGATACACTCCTTTTCAAATCACCAACAGCCACTAAAGAAGACCAGAATATTGCCATTGAACTGGCTAAATTAGCGCAAGTTGATTTAGAAACTTACGGTCTTGAATTACTGAAATCAGGGACAAACTTAACCGATAAATCTGATTTAGACATTCTGTCATCTGATTCGAAAAACTTCAACATGGCAGGCTACAATGTCCGCATCGGCCAAGTAAACACGGTTGGTTTCGATGAAGTGCTCGAACGCAAGGAAGCCATTCTTAATACAATGCGCGCTGAAGCTAAGGCAGCTGATTTGGATTTATTCATCCTGCTTGTCACGGATATCTTAGACAGCGACTCCATCGCCTTAGTGATCGGTGAACAAAGTCGCGCAGTCGAAGGTGCGTTTGACCAAGTCATTAGCCAAGATCAATTAACCCTTCCAGGCGTTGTATCGCGCAAGAAACAAGTGATTCCACAATTAACCGAAGCTTTTGAAGTATTAATCTAA